The following proteins are encoded in a genomic region of Fundidesulfovibrio soli:
- the clpP gene encoding ATP-dependent Clp endopeptidase proteolytic subunit ClpP — MFAQIPIVIETTGRTERAYDIYSRLLRDRIILLGTPIDDHVANVICAQLLFLESEDPKKEVSLYINSPGGSVTAGMAIYDTMQFISCPVSTLCMGQAASMGALLLAAGAKGMRSALPNARIMIHQPSGGFQGQTTDIDIHAREIIRMRERLNEILAKHTGTDIEKIREDTERDYFMTPEDACKYGLIDKVIVARETLAVEST; from the coding sequence GTGTTCGCTCAGATCCCTATCGTCATCGAGACCACCGGCCGCACCGAACGCGCCTACGACATCTATTCGCGACTGCTCAGGGACAGGATCATCCTCCTGGGCACGCCCATAGACGACCACGTGGCCAACGTCATCTGCGCGCAACTCCTCTTCCTGGAGTCCGAGGACCCCAAGAAGGAGGTCTCGCTCTACATCAATTCCCCCGGCGGTTCCGTGACCGCCGGGATGGCCATCTATGACACCATGCAGTTCATCTCCTGCCCCGTGTCCACCCTGTGCATGGGGCAGGCCGCAAGCATGGGCGCGCTGCTTCTGGCGGCAGGAGCCAAGGGCATGCGCTCGGCCCTGCCCAACGCCAGGATCATGATCCACCAGCCCTCCGGCGGCTTCCAGGGACAGACCACGGATATTGACATCCACGCGCGCGAGATTATTCGCATGCGTGAGAGGCTCAACGAAATCCTGGCCAAACATACTGGCACGGATATTGAAAAAATCAGGGAAGACACCGAGCGCGACTACTTCATGACCCCGGAAGATGCCTGCAAATACGGCCTCATCGACAAGGTCATCGTAGCCCGCGAAACCCTGGCTGTAGAATCAACCTAG
- the tig gene encoding trigger factor, translating to MDYNVTEVSPVETKIEVKVPAEEINAALAATTAIYRQNLDLRGFRKGKVPSSLVESKFRKQILREAANELMNVHINEIMSTLKYLAIAKLDVSPVELEKNKDIEYTISFEHAPNFELPAYKGLAVEEEEAAASEEEIAQVIERIRTNMAELKVITDAHLPKDGEVAIVSFRATDEDGAEVPGVSAENFQLVLGEKQALPEFEELVKATMPGGSNSGKISFPADFINQELAGKTVDMHITLHITKERVLPEMTDELAKQAGNFETVEKLREAISKSYVQSRQQLHRAAAQKKLLDGLLAGVEFELPPALVEEQLNLLVGDAKHKIERQGKAPEALGKTDEELRQEMEPKAKEIVKAQIFLLKLSDKESIETTPQEMDAYFMQVASRTGQDVLAVKQHYEQQGLIVPVRDKILADKAMEFIYSQAKITKVPAKAEAEGAKGE from the coding sequence TCTTCGCGGCTTCCGCAAGGGCAAGGTCCCCTCCAGCCTTGTGGAGTCCAAGTTCCGCAAGCAGATCCTGCGCGAAGCGGCCAACGAGCTGATGAACGTGCACATCAACGAGATCATGTCCACCCTGAAGTACCTGGCCATCGCCAAGCTGGACGTCTCTCCCGTTGAACTCGAGAAGAACAAGGATATCGAGTACACCATCAGCTTCGAACACGCCCCCAACTTCGAATTGCCCGCCTACAAGGGCCTGGCCGTCGAAGAAGAGGAGGCCGCCGCCAGCGAAGAGGAAATCGCGCAGGTCATCGAGCGCATCCGCACCAACATGGCCGAGCTCAAGGTCATCACCGACGCCCACCTGCCCAAGGACGGCGAGGTGGCCATCGTGAGCTTCCGCGCCACCGACGAAGACGGCGCCGAGGTGCCCGGCGTCAGCGCCGAGAACTTCCAGCTCGTTCTGGGCGAGAAGCAGGCCCTTCCCGAATTCGAGGAGCTTGTGAAGGCCACCATGCCCGGCGGCTCCAACTCCGGCAAGATCAGCTTCCCGGCCGACTTCATCAACCAGGAGCTCGCCGGCAAGACCGTGGACATGCACATCACCCTCCACATCACCAAGGAGCGCGTGCTGCCCGAGATGACCGACGAGCTGGCCAAGCAGGCCGGCAACTTCGAGACTGTTGAGAAGCTGCGCGAAGCCATCTCCAAGTCCTACGTGCAGAGCCGCCAGCAGCTGCACCGCGCCGCCGCGCAGAAGAAGCTCCTGGATGGGCTGCTGGCCGGCGTCGAGTTCGAGCTGCCGCCCGCCCTGGTGGAAGAGCAGCTCAACCTGCTCGTGGGCGACGCCAAGCACAAGATCGAGCGTCAGGGCAAGGCTCCCGAGGCCCTCGGCAAGACCGACGAGGAGCTTCGCCAGGAGATGGAGCCCAAGGCCAAGGAGATCGTCAAGGCCCAGATCTTCCTGCTCAAGCTCTCCGACAAGGAAAGCATCGAGACCACCCCGCAGGAGATGGACGCCTACTTCATGCAGGTCGCCTCCCGCACCGGGCAGGACGTGCTTGCCGTGAAGCAGCACTACGAGCAGCAGGGCCTCATCGTGCCCGTGCGCGACAAGATTCTGGCGGACAAGGCCATGGAATTCATCTATTCTCAGGCCAAAATCACGAAGGTTCCCGCCAAGGCCGAGGCCGAGGGAGCCAAAGGAGAGTAG